One Miscanthus floridulus cultivar M001 chromosome 11, ASM1932011v1, whole genome shotgun sequence DNA window includes the following coding sequences:
- the LOC136494080 gene encoding probable metal-nicotianamine transporter YSL10 isoform X2 has translation MARRRAQEEEDDDDDAEESVERVFEGREVPRWREQVTARALAVSALLGTMFSVIVMKLNLTTGIIPSLNVSAGLLGFFLLTSWTKLLAKAGFTGVMPFTRQENTVVQTCVVACSGIAFSGGFGSYMFAMSERISEQSGETWDPHNIKNPGLGWMIGFLFIVSFLGLFSVVPLRKIMIIDYKLIYPSGTATAHLINSFHTPQGAKLAKRQVKTLGKFFAGSFAWGFFQWFYTAGEGCGFMSFPTLGLEAYRQKFFFDFSTTYVGVGMICPYLVNASVLLGGVVSWGIMWPLIEQKKGDWYPADLKPSSLRGIVGYRVFVSIALILGDGLYNFLKVMTRTVTALVVQVRGMMSEPTLPISDGGGGGSESLPAAEETFDDRRRTELFLKDQIPNTLALSAYLVIAVVSIATVPHIFHQLRWYHVAASYVIAPVLAFCNAYGCGLTDWSLATTYGKLAIFTVGAWAAASDSDGSGSGGIIAGLAACGVMIGIVSTASDLTQDFKTGYMTLASPRSMFVSQVIGTAMGCVVAPSVFWLFYNAFRDIGLPGSEYPSPNALVYRNMAILGVQGLGSLPRHCLDLCIAFFTAAIAINLARDLAGARAAVYIPLPMAMAIPFYLGPYFGIDMCIGSLVRLVWDRLDPARAKAFAPPVASGLICGDGIWTVPQSVLALAGVKPPICMKFLSRTANAKVDAFLHS, from the exons ATGGCGAGGAGAAGagcacaggaggaggaggacgacgacgacgacgcggagGAGTCGGTGGAGCGGGTGTTCGAGGGGCGGGAGGTGCCCAGGTGGCGGGAGCAGGTGACGGCGCGGGCGCTGGCGGTGAGCGCGCTGCTGGGCACCATGTTCAGCGTCATCGTCATGAAGCTCAACCTCACCACGGGGATCATTCCCTCGCTCAACGTCTCCGCGGGCCTCCTcggcttcttcctcctcacctCCTGGACCAAGCTCCTCGCCAAGGCCGGCTTCACCGGCGTCATGCCCTTCACCCGCCAGGAGAACACCGTCGTCCAGACCTGCGTCGTCGCCTGCTCCGGTATCGCGTTCAGCG GAGGATTCGGCAGCTACATGTTCGCGATGAGCGAGAGGATCAGCGAGCAATCGGGGGAGACCTGGGACCCGCACAACATCAAGAACCCCGGCCTGGGCTGGATGATCGGCTTCCTCTTCATCGTCAGCTTCCTCGGCCTCTTCTCCGTCGTGCCCCTCCGGAAG ATAATGATCATCGATTACAAGCTCATCTACCCGAGCGGCACTGCGACTGCCCACCTCATCAACAGCTTCCACACTCCGCAGGGCGCCAAGCTCGCCAA GAGACAGGTGAAGACGCTGGGGAAGTTCTTCGCCGGCAGCTTCGCCTGGGGCTTCTTCCAGTGGTTCTACACCGCCGGCGAGGGCTGCGGCTTCATGTCCTTCCCCACGCTCGGCCTCGAGGCCTACAGGCAGAA GTTCTTCTTCGACTTTTCGACGACGTACGTGGGCGTCGGGATGATCTGCCCTTACCTCGTCAACGCCTCCGTCCTCCTGGGAGGAGTGGTGTCGTGGGGCATCATGTGGCCGCTCATCGAGCAGAAGAAGGGCGACTGGTACCCGGCCGACCTCAAACCCAGCAGCCTCCGTGGCATCGTCGGCTACCGG GTGTTCGTCTCCATCGCGCTGATCCTGGGCGACGGCCTGTACAACTTCCTCAAGGTTATGACGAGGACCGTGACCGCGCTGGTGGTGCAGGTGCGCGGGATGATGTCGGAGCCGACGCTCCCCAtctccgacggcggcggcggcggcagcgaatCGCTGCCGGCGGCAGAGGAGACGTTCGACGACAGGCGTCGCACGGAGCTGTTCCTCAAGGACCAGATCCCCAACACGCTGGCGCTGAGCGCGTACCTGGTGATCGCCGTGGTGTCCATCGCCACGGTGCCGCACATCTTCCACCAGCTGCGGTGGTACCACGTGGCAGCGTCGTACGTGATCGCGCCGGTGCTGGCCTTCTGCAACGCGTACGGGTGCGGGCTCACGGACTGGTCCCTGGCCACGACGTACGGCAAGCTGGCCATCTTCACGGTGGGGGCCTGGGCGGCCGCCTCTGACTccgacggcagcggcagcggcggcatcATCGCGGGCCTTGCGGCGTGCGGCGTGATGATCGGCATCGTGTCGACGGCGTCGGACCTGACGCAGGACTTCAAGACCGGGTACATGACCCTGGCGTCACCGCGGTCCATGTTCGTGAGCCAGGTGATCGGCACGGCCATGGGCTGCGTGGTGGCGCCGTCCGTGTTCTGGCTCTTCTACAACGCGTTCCGCGACATCGGCTTGCCGGGGTCCGAGTACCCGTCCCCGAACGCGCTGGTGTACCGCAACATGGCCATCCTGGGCGTCCAGGGCCTGGGCTCCCTGCCCCGGCACTGCCTCGACCTCTGCATCGCCTTCTTCACCGCCGCCATCGCCATCAACCTTGCCCGGGACCTCGcgggcgcccgcgccgccgtctaCATCCCGCtgcccatggccatggccatcccCTTCTACCTCGGCCCCTACTTCGGCATCGACATGTGTATCGGCAGCCTGGTGCGCCTGGTGTGGGACCGCCTAGACCCGGCCAGGGCCAAGGCGTTCGCGCCCCCCGTCGCGTCGGGCCTCATCTGCGGCGACGGCATCTGGACGGTACCGCAGTCCGTGCTGGCGCTCGCCGGCGTCAAGCCGCCCATCTGCATGAAGTTCCTGTCCCGCACCGCCAACGCCAAGGTCGACGCTTTCCTccacagctag
- the LOC136494080 gene encoding probable metal-nicotianamine transporter YSL10 isoform X1 translates to MARRRAQEEEDDDDDAEESVERVFEGREVPRWREQVTARALAVSALLGTMFSVIVMKLNLTTGIIPSLNVSAGLLGFFLLTSWTKLLAKAGFTGVMPFTRQENTVVQTCVVACSGIAFSGMQCTPCPSTVRGFGSYMFAMSERISEQSGETWDPHNIKNPGLGWMIGFLFIVSFLGLFSVVPLRKIMIIDYKLIYPSGTATAHLINSFHTPQGAKLAKRQVKTLGKFFAGSFAWGFFQWFYTAGEGCGFMSFPTLGLEAYRQKFFFDFSTTYVGVGMICPYLVNASVLLGGVVSWGIMWPLIEQKKGDWYPADLKPSSLRGIVGYRVFVSIALILGDGLYNFLKVMTRTVTALVVQVRGMMSEPTLPISDGGGGGSESLPAAEETFDDRRRTELFLKDQIPNTLALSAYLVIAVVSIATVPHIFHQLRWYHVAASYVIAPVLAFCNAYGCGLTDWSLATTYGKLAIFTVGAWAAASDSDGSGSGGIIAGLAACGVMIGIVSTASDLTQDFKTGYMTLASPRSMFVSQVIGTAMGCVVAPSVFWLFYNAFRDIGLPGSEYPSPNALVYRNMAILGVQGLGSLPRHCLDLCIAFFTAAIAINLARDLAGARAAVYIPLPMAMAIPFYLGPYFGIDMCIGSLVRLVWDRLDPARAKAFAPPVASGLICGDGIWTVPQSVLALAGVKPPICMKFLSRTANAKVDAFLHS, encoded by the exons ATGGCGAGGAGAAGagcacaggaggaggaggacgacgacgacgacgcggagGAGTCGGTGGAGCGGGTGTTCGAGGGGCGGGAGGTGCCCAGGTGGCGGGAGCAGGTGACGGCGCGGGCGCTGGCGGTGAGCGCGCTGCTGGGCACCATGTTCAGCGTCATCGTCATGAAGCTCAACCTCACCACGGGGATCATTCCCTCGCTCAACGTCTCCGCGGGCCTCCTcggcttcttcctcctcacctCCTGGACCAAGCTCCTCGCCAAGGCCGGCTTCACCGGCGTCATGCCCTTCACCCGCCAGGAGAACACCGTCGTCCAGACCTGCGTCGTCGCCTGCTCCGGTATCGCGTTCAGCGGTATGCAGTGCACACCTTGTCCATCAACCGTCA GAGGATTCGGCAGCTACATGTTCGCGATGAGCGAGAGGATCAGCGAGCAATCGGGGGAGACCTGGGACCCGCACAACATCAAGAACCCCGGCCTGGGCTGGATGATCGGCTTCCTCTTCATCGTCAGCTTCCTCGGCCTCTTCTCCGTCGTGCCCCTCCGGAAG ATAATGATCATCGATTACAAGCTCATCTACCCGAGCGGCACTGCGACTGCCCACCTCATCAACAGCTTCCACACTCCGCAGGGCGCCAAGCTCGCCAA GAGACAGGTGAAGACGCTGGGGAAGTTCTTCGCCGGCAGCTTCGCCTGGGGCTTCTTCCAGTGGTTCTACACCGCCGGCGAGGGCTGCGGCTTCATGTCCTTCCCCACGCTCGGCCTCGAGGCCTACAGGCAGAA GTTCTTCTTCGACTTTTCGACGACGTACGTGGGCGTCGGGATGATCTGCCCTTACCTCGTCAACGCCTCCGTCCTCCTGGGAGGAGTGGTGTCGTGGGGCATCATGTGGCCGCTCATCGAGCAGAAGAAGGGCGACTGGTACCCGGCCGACCTCAAACCCAGCAGCCTCCGTGGCATCGTCGGCTACCGG GTGTTCGTCTCCATCGCGCTGATCCTGGGCGACGGCCTGTACAACTTCCTCAAGGTTATGACGAGGACCGTGACCGCGCTGGTGGTGCAGGTGCGCGGGATGATGTCGGAGCCGACGCTCCCCAtctccgacggcggcggcggcggcagcgaatCGCTGCCGGCGGCAGAGGAGACGTTCGACGACAGGCGTCGCACGGAGCTGTTCCTCAAGGACCAGATCCCCAACACGCTGGCGCTGAGCGCGTACCTGGTGATCGCCGTGGTGTCCATCGCCACGGTGCCGCACATCTTCCACCAGCTGCGGTGGTACCACGTGGCAGCGTCGTACGTGATCGCGCCGGTGCTGGCCTTCTGCAACGCGTACGGGTGCGGGCTCACGGACTGGTCCCTGGCCACGACGTACGGCAAGCTGGCCATCTTCACGGTGGGGGCCTGGGCGGCCGCCTCTGACTccgacggcagcggcagcggcggcatcATCGCGGGCCTTGCGGCGTGCGGCGTGATGATCGGCATCGTGTCGACGGCGTCGGACCTGACGCAGGACTTCAAGACCGGGTACATGACCCTGGCGTCACCGCGGTCCATGTTCGTGAGCCAGGTGATCGGCACGGCCATGGGCTGCGTGGTGGCGCCGTCCGTGTTCTGGCTCTTCTACAACGCGTTCCGCGACATCGGCTTGCCGGGGTCCGAGTACCCGTCCCCGAACGCGCTGGTGTACCGCAACATGGCCATCCTGGGCGTCCAGGGCCTGGGCTCCCTGCCCCGGCACTGCCTCGACCTCTGCATCGCCTTCTTCACCGCCGCCATCGCCATCAACCTTGCCCGGGACCTCGcgggcgcccgcgccgccgtctaCATCCCGCtgcccatggccatggccatcccCTTCTACCTCGGCCCCTACTTCGGCATCGACATGTGTATCGGCAGCCTGGTGCGCCTGGTGTGGGACCGCCTAGACCCGGCCAGGGCCAAGGCGTTCGCGCCCCCCGTCGCGTCGGGCCTCATCTGCGGCGACGGCATCTGGACGGTACCGCAGTCCGTGCTGGCGCTCGCCGGCGTCAAGCCGCCCATCTGCATGAAGTTCCTGTCCCGCACCGCCAACGCCAAGGTCGACGCTTTCCTccacagctag
- the LOC136492506 gene encoding uncharacterized protein, translated as MAANDDDAAAAAAAAKAAKEKEDAARADAARRAEEARLLATALDEYEQVLIPIVLDKATDSYTKWRGIFITVLGKYALTRHVLEDETFPTRPPWIQANCCVLTWIYGTVSGDLQQSLMMRQGTARHAWCYLEDEFLSQKESRALLLETRFRNFRQDSLSITDYCRRLESMATSLAEFGDPIGDRQMVLTPLRALSGKFRHMVSILKMHRPFPTFTEAQTHLLLEELEIDACPPSPPAALIAATPHPAAPSATAPPRQGTVPPPRPNAPTSVQRNGRRRGRGGRNSPSTNNSGAPSAPTASVPYGGQGGSSPGTHPSFAHPWAGTMRMWPYNPTGRPTPPPAFHAVPHYGGFGGPPFGAPPPQYDAYYGGATPPVF; from the exons ATGGCGGCCAACGACGACGACGCCGCGGCCGCGGCTGCCGCCGCCAAGGCGGCCAAGGAAAAGGAGGACGCCGCCCGTGCTGATGCCGCGCGCCGGGCCGAGGAGGCTCGACTCCTCGCCACCGCCCTCGACGAGTACGAGCAG GTCCTCATCCCCATCGTCCTCGACAAGGCCACGGACTCCTACACCAAGTGGCGTGGCATCTTCATCACCGTGCTTGGCAAATATGCCCTGACACGCCACGTTCTCGAGGATGAGACCTTCCCCACGCGTCCGCCGTGGATCCAGGCGAACTGCTGCGTCCTCACATGGATCTACGGCACCGTCTCCGGCGACTTGCAGCAGTCCCTGATGATGCGCCAAGGTACAGCACGCCATGCATGGTGCTACCTCGAGGATGAATTCCTCAGTCAGAAAGAGTCTCGTGCCCTTCTCCTCGAGACGCGGTTCCGCAATTTTCGTCAGGACTCTCTGAGCATCACCGACTACTGCCGCCGCCTCGAGTCCATGGCTACATCCCTCGCCGAGTTCGGTGACCCCATCGGCGATCGCCAGATGGTGCTCACGCCCCTCCGCGCCCTCAGCGGCAAGTTCCGCCACATGGTGTCTATCCTCAAGATGCACCGTCCGTTCCCGACGTTCACGGAAGCCCAGACACACCTCCTGCTGGAGGAGTTGGAGATCGACGCCTGTCCTCCGTCTCCGCCGGCCGCCCTTATCGCTGCGACGCCGCATCCAGCGGCACCCAGTGCTACCGCACCTCCACGTCAAGGAACCGTCCCTCCTCCGCGCCCTAACGCGCCCACTAGTGTCCAACGCAACGGCCGTCGTCGCGGACGCGGTGGCCGCAACAGCCCCTCGACCAACAACAGCGGCGCGCCCTCTGCACCTACTGCTAGCGTGCCCTATGGTGGACAGGGCGGTTCTTCACCAGGCACACATCCGTCGTTCGCCCATCCTTGGGCAGGCACCATGCGTATGTGGCCATACAACCCGACCGGGCGCCCGACACCACCACCGGCATTCCACGCAGTGCCGCACTATGGTGGTTTTGGTGGTCCTCCCTTTGGCGCTCCACCCCCTCAGTACGACGCGTACTATGGGGGAGCTACTCCACCAGTGTTCTAG
- the LOC136492507 gene encoding uncharacterized protein has protein sequence MSFSSQPPSLPTTTAAAAIASTTAPPPTTTADIANTTQPLTATITSQPIIPTPPLAYSQPPPPQTPQEAFNQLTAAIYGMQHQLGALALRVTALEDRSPVPSPPLPLYGMPGYGGLPAPPATAPVISELGTTSPYHIPFQPQRSQPQLPPPCPPPSTGVPITQISFPPSPSPVPSLSSIINGSRASPSTTVPIQLAPHLFHTPAGHDTAFTPRFPKLSLPIYEGTEDPLGWLTTCEQFFHGYQTRSSDRVWFASYHLKGTARQWYLDLERDSGRPEWEQFKQLCQQRFGPPFSTNHLSELARLPFTSTVEAYAELFQARAAHAGVLTPLQKAQLFTGGLPEHIRADVELQEPLDLQRAVRLARAYERRNSSALLALPAPPPRAPRRFAGNQNASAPPPQSASTSSSSPPQPTRTFKRLSPEAMAERRKQGLCYNCDEPYVRGHKCARLFYLEVADFIEEEPAEDDPAALAIQGQGHPPFDPDAPLISLSAITGIRTADMMQLRVQVGDHELTTLLDSGSTHNFVSMNAARRVGLHFHDSSGAHVVDANGDRVACRGLARDVAIKIGEELFSVDCFAIPLDCYDMVLGITWLRTLGPILWDFDDLCMAFTHHGRRVLWKGIGSTRSDIPPTGRLHAGQLFPAKGTEPMLLERLLDAYADVFAAPIGLPPARPCDHRIHLKLAVDPVAVRPYRYPQLQKDELEKQCDEMLRQGTIRASTSPFSAPVLLVKKHDGSWRLCVDYRALNAVTIKDKFPIPVVEELLDELHGSKFFSKLDLRSGYHQVRVHPADVAKTAFRTHQGHFEFLVMPFGLSNAPSTFQALMNFVLKPFLRRCVLVFFDDILIYSATWTEHLQHLRAVLDILHEHQLHLKRSKCSFAAASVHYLGHVISPDGVAMDASKVAAVQSWPQPRSARGLRGFLSLAGYYRRFVKDYGILAAPLTSLLRKEGFSWSTNAEKAFSALKEALSSAPVLHLPDFSSEFTVDCDASGSGFGAVLHQGAGPIAFFSRPFAARHLKVAAYERELIGLVQAVRHWRPYLWGRAFVVRTDHYALKFMLDQRLSTIPQHQWISKLFGYDFRVEYRPGRFNVVADALSRRDGDAPLLAALPAPAPALAMVSVPTFHLFEVLRQELESSQELCDRRDAVAAGAQGADWCVKDGLLIHKGRVFVPSASAVLEDVLQ, from the coding sequence ATGTCTTTCTCCTCACAGCCACCCTCTCTGCCCACCACCACTGCAGCCGCCGCCATCGCATCTACTACAGCACCAccgcccaccaccaccgccgacaTAGCCAACACCACACAGCcgctcaccgccaccatcacatCACAGCCGATCATCCCCACCCCCCCGCTGGCTTACtcccagccgccgccaccgcaaaCGCCGCAGGAGGCCTTCAATCAACTTACGGCCGCCATCTATGGGATGCAGCATCAACTAGGGGCCCTGGCCCTGCGCGTGACTGCGCTGGAGGATCGCAGTCCCGTCCCCTCGCCGCCCTTGCCTCTGTACGGCATGCCTGGATACGGTGGCCTCCCGGCTCCGCCGGCAACAGCGCCGGTCATCTCCGAGCTCGGCACCACTTCGCCATATCACATCCCGTTCCAGCCGCAGCGCTCGCAACCCCAATTGCCGCCACCGTGCCCACCCCCATCCACAGGCGTGCCCATCACCCAGATCAGCTTCCCGCCCTCCCCATCACCTGTTCCATCCCTCTCGTCCATCATCAATGGATCCAGGGCTTCCCCGTCCACCACCGTCCCCATCCAATTAGCCCCGCACCTTTTCCACACGCCGGCTGGCCATGACACCGCATTCACTCCCCGGTTTCCCAAGCTGTCCCTACCCATCTATGAAGGCACCGAGGATCCTCTCGGCTGGCTGACGACATGCGAACAATTCTTCCATGGATATCAAACTCGATCGTCAGATCGTGTCTGGTTTGCGTCTTACCACCTCAAGGGGACGGCCAGGCAGTGGTACCTGGACCTGGAACGGGATTCGGGACGCCCGGAGTGGGAGCAGTTCAAACAACTCTGTCAGCAGCGGTTCGGCCCTCCCTTCAGCACCAATCACCTGTCCGAGCTGGCGCGCCTCCCCTTCACCTCCACGGTGGAGGCCTACGCGGAGCTGTTCCAGGCCCGGGCAGCGCACGCGGGTGTTCTCACACCGCTGCAGAAAGCGCAGCTGTTCACCGGTGGCCTCCCAGAGCACATCCGCGCTGATGTCGAACTCCAAGAGCCCCTAGACCTACAGCGCGCTGTGCGTCTCGCACGCGCATATGAGCGGCGCAACTCGTCAGCCCTGCTGGCTCTTCCGGCGCCCCCCCCACGCGCGCCGCGCCGGTTTGCGGGCAATCAGAACGCGTCGGCTCCACCTCCGCAATCAGCTTCAACGTCATCGTCTTCGCCTCCCCAGCCGACGCGCACTTTCAAACGCTTGTCCCCGgaggccatggcggagcggcgcAAGCAAGGGCtctgctataactgtgatgagCCGTATGTTCGCGGCCATAAGTGCGCCCGCCTATTCTACCTTGAAGTTGCCGATTTCATTGAGGAGGAGCCGGCTGAAGATGACCCTGCTGCTCTGGCCATCCAGGGCCAGGGGCACCCTCCGTTTGATCCGGATGCCCCGTTGATCTCCTTGTCCGCGATCACCGGCATACGCACGGCGGACATGATGCAGCTGCGTGTCCAGGTTGGCGACCATGAGCTCACAACATTACTCGACTCCGGCTCCACGCACAACTTCGTCAGCATGAACGCCGCGCGCCGCGTCGGGCTCCACTTCCACGACAGCAGCGGCGCCCACGTAGTGGATGCCAATGGCGACCGCGTGGCTTGCCGTGGCCTGGCGCGCGACGTCGCCATCAAGATCGGCGAGGAGCTCTTCTCCGTGGATTGCTTTGCCATTCCGCTGGACTGCTATGACATGGTCCTCGGGATCACGTGGCTTCGCACCCTGGGACCCATACTCTGGGACTTCGATGACCTTTGCATGGCGTTCACTCACCATGGGCGCCGCGTCCTGTGGAAAGGCATTGGATCGACGCGCTCTGACATTCCTCCGACAGGCCGTCTGCACGCCGGTCAGCTCTTCCCGGCCAAGGGGACGGAACCCATGCTGCTGGAGCGTCTGCTCGATGCTTATGCCGATGTGTTCGCAGCCCCGATCGGTCTCCCTCCTGCGCGACCTTGTGACCATCGCATCCATCTCAAGCTGGCTGTTGATCCTGTTGCTGTTCGGCCTTACCGTTACCCACAGCTTCAGAAAGATGAGTTGGAGAAGCAATGTGATGAGATGCTTCGGCAGGGGACCATCAGGGCCAGCACCTCCCCATTCTCAGCACCAGTCCTGCTTGTCAAGAAGCATGACGGCTCCTGGAGGCTCTGTGTCGATTACCGCGCCCTGAACGCAGTGACGATTAAGGATAAGTTCCCTATACCTGTGGTGGAGGAGCTGCTGGACGAGCTGCATGGGTCCAAATTCTTCTCCAAGCTCGACCTACGCTCCGGTTATCACCAGGTGCGGGTGCACCCCGCTGATGTTGCAAAGACGGCATTCCGCACGCACCAGGGCCATTTCGAGTTCCTAGTCATGCCCTTTGGGTTGTCCAATGCGCCATCAACATTCCAAGCCCTCATGAATTTCGTTCTCAAACCGTTCCTCCGTCGCTGTGTCCTGGTGTtctttgatgatatcctgatttacAGCGCCACATGGACGGAGCACCTACAGCATCTGCGCGCCGTCCTCGACATCCTTCATGAGCACCAGCTACATCTGAAGCGTTCCAAATGCTCCTTCGCTGCTGCATCAGTACATTACCTGGGGCATGTCATATCACCGGATGGCGTGGCCATGGACGCTTCCAAGGTTGCAGCAGTCCAGTCATGGCCGCAGCCACGGTCAGCCCGTGGCCTGCGTGGGTTTCTCAGTCTAGCAGGCTACTACCGGCGTTTCGTCAAAGACTACGGCATCCTCGCTGCGCCACTCACCAGCCTGCTGCGCAAGGAAGGCTTCAGCTGGTCCACAAACGCTGAAAAGGCCTTCTCGGCGCTCAAGGAGGCCCTGTCCTCCGCGCCGGTGCTTCACTTGCCAGATTTCAGCAGCGAGTTCACGGTCGATTGTGATGCGTCGGGCTCCGGATTCGGTGCAGTTCTTCACCAAGGCGCCGGCCCCATTGCGTTCTTCAGCCGCCCCTTCGCAGCTCGCCATCTCAAAGTGGCTGCATATGAacgcgagctgatcggactcgtCCAGGCGGTGCGGCATTGGCGCCCGTACCTATGGGGCCGTGCTTTCGTCGTCCGCACAGATCATTATGCCCTGAAGTTCATGCTCGACCAGCGGCTGTCCACGATCCCGCAACATCAATGGATAAGTAAACTCTTCGGATATGACTTCCGCGTCGAGTACCGCCCGGGACGGTTCAACGTGGTCGCCGACGCCCTGTCACGACGCGATGGTGATGCTCCGCTGCTGGCGGCGCTTCCGGCTCCAGCTCCAGCCCTCGCCATGGTGTCGGTGCCCACCTTCCACCTCTTCGAAGTTCTTCGACAAGAGCTGGAGTCATCGCAGGAGCTCTGTGACCGCCGGGACGCGGTCGCGGCTGGCGCACAGGGCGCTGATTGGTGCGTGAAGGACGGCCTCCTCATCCACAAGGGCCGTGTCTTCGTTccctcggcctcggcggtcctaGAGGACGTGCTGCAGTAG